In the genome of Cronobacter malonaticus LMG 23826, one region contains:
- the proY gene encoding proline-specific permease ProY, with product MENENKLKRGLSTRHIRFMALGSAIGTGLFYGSADAIKMAGPSVLLAYIIGGVAAYIIMRALGEMSVHNPAASSFSRYAQDNLGPLAGYITGWTYCFEILIVAIADVTAFGIYMGVWFPTVPHWVWVLSVVLIICAINLMSVKVFGELEFWFSFFKVATIIIMIAAGIGIIVWGIGNGGQPTGIHNLWSNGGFFANGWIGTVMALQMVMFAYGGIEIIGITAGEAKDPAKSIPRAINSVPLRILVFYVGTLFVIMSIYPWSEVGTNGSPFVLTFQHMGITVAAGILNFVVLTASLSAINSDVFGVGRMLHGMAEQGSAPKVFAKTSRRGIPWVTVVVMCFAMLLAVYLNYIMPENVFLVIASLATFATVWVWIMILLSQVAFRRRLSADEVKALKFKVPGGVATTIVGLIFLAFIIALIGYHPDTRISLYVGFAWIALLLVGWVFKRRRDARLSA from the coding sequence ATGGAAAACGAGAACAAGCTCAAGCGCGGATTGAGTACAAGACACATCCGCTTTATGGCGCTGGGTTCAGCGATTGGCACCGGCCTGTTTTACGGCTCGGCGGACGCCATCAAAATGGCCGGCCCGAGCGTACTGCTGGCTTACATTATCGGCGGCGTGGCGGCGTATATCATCATGCGCGCGCTCGGCGAGATGTCAGTGCACAACCCGGCGGCGAGCTCATTCTCTCGCTACGCGCAGGATAACCTTGGCCCGCTTGCAGGCTATATCACCGGCTGGACCTACTGCTTTGAAATTCTGATTGTCGCCATTGCCGACGTTACCGCGTTCGGCATCTATATGGGCGTCTGGTTCCCGACGGTGCCGCACTGGGTCTGGGTACTGAGCGTGGTGCTTATCATCTGCGCCATTAACCTGATGAGCGTGAAAGTGTTCGGCGAGCTGGAGTTCTGGTTTTCGTTCTTTAAAGTCGCCACCATTATCATCATGATCGCGGCCGGTATCGGCATCATTGTCTGGGGTATCGGCAACGGCGGTCAGCCGACCGGCATCCATAATCTCTGGAGTAACGGCGGCTTCTTCGCGAACGGCTGGATTGGCACCGTCATGGCGCTGCAAATGGTGATGTTCGCCTACGGCGGCATCGAGATTATCGGCATCACCGCCGGTGAAGCGAAAGATCCGGCTAAATCCATTCCGCGCGCCATTAACTCTGTGCCGCTGCGTATTCTGGTGTTCTACGTCGGCACTCTGTTCGTGATTATGTCCATCTACCCGTGGAGTGAAGTCGGCACCAACGGCAGCCCGTTTGTGCTCACCTTCCAGCATATGGGGATCACCGTTGCGGCGGGCATTCTGAATTTCGTGGTGCTGACGGCCTCGCTGTCGGCAATTAACAGCGATGTGTTTGGCGTGGGCCGTATGCTGCACGGCATGGCCGAGCAGGGCAGCGCGCCGAAAGTGTTCGCCAAAACCTCGCGCCGCGGCATTCCGTGGGTGACGGTGGTGGTGATGTGCTTCGCGATGCTGCTGGCGGTGTACCTCAACTACATCATGCCGGAAAACGTCTTCCTGGTGATTGCGTCACTCGCGACCTTTGCGACCGTCTGGGTCTGGATAATGATCCTGCTCTCGCAGGTGGCGTTCCGCCGTCGCCTGAGCGCAGATGAAGTCAAAGCGCTGAAATTCAAAGTGCCGGGCGGCGTGGCGACGACCATCGTCGGCCTGATTTTCCTGGCGTTTATCATCGCGCTGATTGGCTATCACCCCGATACCCGCATTTCGCTCTACGTCGGTTTCGCGTGGATTGCGCTGCTGCTGGTGGGCTGGGTGTTTAAACGCCGCCGCGACGCCCGACTTTCCGCATAA
- the malZ gene encoding maltodextrin glucosidase, protein MLNAWHLPVAPFIHRQGEKLLITLWLAGDALPEKVMLRYERDNEETPFEMKRLSAAPHPQVSAWQASIPLGDGQPRRRYGFKLLWGDRQQWFSPLGLSEFPPARLALFAIDAPDDGPQWVQDQVFYQIFPDRFARSTTRGAQQDNIYFHHAQGHDIILRDWHEPVSAEAGGSTFYGGDLDGICEKLPYLKKLGVTALYLNPIFSAPSVHKYDTADYRHVDPQFGGDEALLRLREKTRETGMRLILDGVFNHTGDTHPWFDRQNHGTDGACHHPDSPTRNWYTFAGDGHAFCWLGYDSLPKLDFAEPGVVDEIYAGEESVVKHWLKAPWSIDGWRLDVVHMLGESGGAKANLRHVEGITRAAKAVNPQAFVFGEHFGDARQWLQNDVEDAAMNYRGFTTPVWSFLAGVDHGLEPQQLDAADCARWMEEYRAALSHQQQLRMFNQLDSHDTARFKTVAKGDPARIRAAAVWLFCWPGVPCVFYGDEVGVEGGNDPFCRQPFPWDKTQQDGELLALYQRLARLRHRNRALRSGACQVVYAKSDVLVFTRVFQQERVLVALNRGAACEITLPFSPLLDDRAWTREEGGGALEGQTLRLAAGAAVILHSR, encoded by the coding sequence ATGTTGAATGCCTGGCATCTCCCCGTTGCGCCCTTTATTCACCGGCAGGGGGAGAAATTACTCATTACCCTCTGGCTTGCGGGCGACGCGCTGCCGGAAAAGGTCATGCTGCGTTACGAGCGCGATAACGAAGAAACGCCCTTTGAGATGAAGCGCCTGAGCGCCGCGCCGCATCCGCAGGTCAGCGCGTGGCAGGCGAGCATTCCGCTCGGCGACGGCCAGCCGCGCCGCCGCTACGGCTTTAAGCTTTTATGGGGCGATCGCCAGCAATGGTTCAGCCCGCTGGGGCTGAGTGAGTTTCCGCCCGCCCGGCTGGCGCTGTTCGCTATCGACGCGCCCGACGACGGCCCGCAGTGGGTGCAGGATCAGGTGTTCTATCAGATTTTCCCGGACCGCTTCGCCCGCAGTACGACGCGCGGCGCGCAGCAGGACAATATCTATTTCCACCACGCCCAGGGCCACGACATCATTCTGCGCGACTGGCACGAGCCGGTCAGCGCAGAGGCGGGCGGCTCGACGTTTTACGGTGGCGATCTCGACGGTATCTGCGAAAAACTGCCGTACCTGAAAAAACTCGGCGTCACGGCGCTCTACCTCAACCCCATCTTCAGCGCGCCGAGCGTGCATAAATACGACACCGCCGATTATCGCCACGTCGATCCGCAGTTCGGCGGCGATGAGGCGCTGCTGCGCTTGCGTGAAAAAACGCGTGAGACGGGTATGCGCCTGATTCTGGACGGCGTCTTTAACCACACCGGCGACACGCACCCGTGGTTCGATCGCCAGAATCACGGCACCGACGGGGCGTGCCATCACCCGGATTCGCCGACGCGCAACTGGTACACCTTCGCCGGGGACGGTCATGCCTTCTGCTGGCTCGGCTACGACAGCCTGCCGAAGCTCGATTTCGCTGAGCCTGGCGTGGTGGACGAGATTTATGCGGGCGAAGAGAGCGTGGTGAAGCACTGGCTGAAAGCGCCGTGGAGCATCGACGGCTGGCGGCTCGATGTGGTGCATATGCTCGGGGAAAGCGGCGGCGCGAAAGCAAACCTGCGCCACGTTGAGGGGATCACCCGCGCGGCCAAAGCCGTAAACCCGCAGGCGTTTGTCTTCGGCGAACATTTTGGCGATGCGCGCCAGTGGCTGCAAAACGACGTGGAAGATGCGGCCATGAACTACCGTGGCTTTACGACGCCGGTGTGGAGCTTTCTCGCGGGTGTCGATCACGGGCTGGAGCCGCAGCAGCTTGACGCCGCCGACTGCGCGCGGTGGATGGAGGAGTATCGCGCCGCGCTCTCGCACCAGCAGCAGTTGCGTATGTTTAACCAGCTCGACAGCCATGACACCGCGCGTTTTAAAACGGTCGCCAAAGGCGACCCGGCGCGCATCAGGGCAGCGGCGGTGTGGCTTTTCTGCTGGCCCGGCGTGCCCTGCGTCTTCTATGGCGACGAAGTGGGCGTGGAAGGCGGCAACGATCCGTTCTGCCGCCAGCCGTTCCCGTGGGATAAGACACAGCAGGACGGCGAGCTGCTGGCGTTGTATCAGCGGCTCGCGCGCCTGCGTCATCGCAACCGGGCGCTGCGTTCCGGCGCGTGTCAGGTGGTGTATGCGAAAAGCGACGTCCTGGTGTTTACGCGTGTCTTTCAGCAGGAGCGGGTGTTGGTGGCGCTGAATCGCGGCGCAGCCTGTGAAATCACACTGCCGTTCTCGCCGCTCCTTGATGACCGGGCCTGGACGCGCGAAGAGGGCGGCGGCGCGCTGGAAGGGCAGACGCTGCGGCTCGCCGCGGGCGCGGCGGTGATCCTGCATTCGCGATAA